Proteins from one Salinispora arenicola genomic window:
- a CDS encoding ArsR/SmtB family transcription factor: MSTMAAEKFDDRLWSAIGDPTRRRMLDLLLVEGDGTATTLSQRLPVTRQAVAKHLGVLDRAGLVRAAPAGRERRYRVDDAQLARAAAQLSSVGSEWDARLQRIKRIAEAIQRTQHIEHD, translated from the coding sequence GTGAGCACCATGGCCGCCGAGAAATTTGACGACCGACTATGGTCCGCGATCGGCGACCCGACTCGCCGCCGAATGCTCGATCTGCTGCTCGTCGAGGGCGACGGCACCGCGACGACGCTGAGTCAGCGGTTGCCGGTGACCCGCCAGGCGGTGGCCAAGCACCTCGGGGTCCTCGACCGGGCCGGCCTGGTCCGGGCGGCACCGGCCGGCCGGGAGAGGCGGTACCGGGTGGATGATGCGCAGCTCGCCCGCGCGGCGGCCCAGCTGTCGTCGGTCGGATCGGAGTGGGACGCCCGGCTGCAGCGGATCAAGCGGATCGCCGAGGCGATCCAGCGTACCCAGCACATCGAACACGACTGA
- a CDS encoding aldehyde dehydrogenase family protein: MTLTQSSGIPDAVAAARGRFERGLTRSLSARRRQLRALGAMLTENESAFEAALWSDLRKNRAEAQLTEISLVLAEINHALRHLRRWVRPTRVPVPLVLMPAQARLVPEPLGVVLVIAPWNYPVLLLLSPLVGALAAGNTAVLKPSELAPATSSLIARLVPSYFPDGAVHTVEGGVPETTELLAQRFDHIVFTGSGTVGRIVMRAAAEQLTPVTLELGGKSPAWFDDSADIAVAARRLAWAKFTNAGQTCIAPDYVMTTPDRVPALADALGTAIEDMWGRDPHESSTYGRIVNDRQFDRLVGYLTGVDPAIGGTYDRTERYFSPTVVTFPATDRPAVGPDAAHPVLQEEIFGPILPILPVASAEQAVQVINGWDKPLALYVFSSSPGIRRLFEEETSSGAVVYNAALIHAAATGLPFGGVGASGMGAYHGSYSWRTFSHFKPVLEKPLKPDSLRLIQPPFGKLGTALAQHLMRRA; encoded by the coding sequence ATGACTCTCACCCAGAGTAGTGGGATTCCCGATGCCGTGGCCGCTGCCCGGGGCCGCTTCGAGCGCGGCCTCACCCGCTCGTTGTCCGCCCGCCGCCGTCAGCTGCGGGCGCTGGGCGCCATGCTCACCGAAAACGAGTCCGCCTTCGAGGCCGCGCTCTGGAGTGACCTGCGCAAGAACCGGGCGGAGGCGCAGTTGACCGAGATCAGCCTCGTCCTCGCCGAGATCAACCACGCGTTACGCCACCTGCGGCGATGGGTACGACCAACCCGCGTGCCGGTCCCGCTGGTGCTGATGCCCGCACAGGCGCGGCTGGTGCCCGAGCCACTCGGCGTCGTGCTGGTCATCGCCCCCTGGAACTACCCGGTGCTGCTACTGCTCAGCCCGCTGGTCGGGGCACTGGCCGCTGGCAACACGGCTGTCCTCAAACCAAGTGAACTCGCCCCCGCCACCTCGTCGCTGATCGCTCGGCTGGTGCCGAGCTACTTCCCCGATGGCGCCGTTCACACGGTTGAGGGTGGTGTGCCCGAGACCACCGAACTACTGGCCCAGCGGTTCGATCACATCGTCTTCACCGGCAGCGGAACGGTCGGGCGGATCGTGATGCGCGCCGCCGCCGAGCAGCTCACCCCGGTCACGTTGGAACTGGGTGGCAAGTCACCCGCCTGGTTCGACGACAGCGCCGACATCGCAGTGGCCGCCCGGCGGTTGGCCTGGGCGAAGTTCACCAACGCCGGGCAGACCTGCATCGCTCCGGACTACGTCATGACCACCCCGGATCGGGTGCCCGCACTCGCGGACGCGCTCGGCACGGCGATCGAGGACATGTGGGGGCGCGACCCTCACGAGAGCAGCACGTACGGCCGCATCGTGAACGACCGCCAGTTCGACCGCCTCGTCGGCTACCTGACCGGCGTCGACCCGGCTATTGGCGGGACGTACGACCGCACTGAGCGCTACTTCTCGCCCACGGTGGTGACCTTTCCGGCCACCGACCGTCCCGCAGTCGGCCCGGACGCCGCGCACCCCGTCCTACAGGAGGAGATCTTCGGCCCGATCCTGCCGATCCTTCCCGTGGCCAGCGCCGAGCAGGCCGTCCAGGTCATCAATGGCTGGGACAAGCCGCTCGCTCTGTACGTGTTCTCGTCCTCCCCTGGCATCCGGCGGCTGTTCGAGGAGGAAACCTCCTCCGGTGCCGTGGTCTACAACGCCGCGCTCATCCACGCCGCCGCGACCGGGCTGCCCTTCGGGGGAGTAGGGGCCAGCGGAATGGGCGCCTACCACGGCAGCTACTCCTGGCGCACGTTCAGCCACTTCAAACCGGTCCTCGAGAAGCCACTCAAGCCGGATAGCCTGCGCCTGATACAGCCGCCGTTCGGCAAGCTGGGGACGGCCCTCGCCCAGCACCTCATGCGTCGGGCCTGA
- a CDS encoding helix-turn-helix domain-containing protein, with the protein MNDAPNLAALLRSWRTRLQPADAGLPRRPGTRRTAGLRREEVAWLAGVSPDYVKRLEQGRAHPSVAIVRALARTLRLSDAEYELACRLAGHAPQPGGLMRQHIGPGMQRVLDRLADTPIAVFDAAWTLIEHNDAWVALTGDDWRGRDRRSANIVWRTFHDDTGRVRHPDPQEHKASLVADLRDVAPRYPGDRELRDMIGALRTSSPDFARLWEGSAVAHHKSERKIVDHPHVGEVELDCDVLSVHGADLRIVVYTAAPGSEAADKLRMLTVLGTETMTPPPLRRSGQEPV; encoded by the coding sequence ATGAACGACGCACCGAATCTGGCGGCGCTGCTGCGCTCCTGGCGCACCCGCCTGCAGCCGGCGGACGCGGGCCTGCCCCGTAGGCCAGGCACGCGCCGGACCGCGGGATTGCGCCGCGAGGAGGTCGCCTGGCTCGCCGGCGTTTCACCGGACTACGTCAAACGCCTCGAACAGGGCCGCGCGCATCCCAGCGTCGCCATCGTGCGCGCGCTCGCACGAACGCTGCGCCTGTCCGACGCCGAATACGAACTGGCCTGCCGCCTGGCAGGGCACGCCCCCCAACCGGGCGGACTGATGCGGCAGCACATCGGCCCCGGCATGCAGCGCGTGCTCGACCGTCTCGCCGACACCCCGATCGCCGTCTTCGACGCGGCCTGGACCCTCATCGAGCACAACGATGCGTGGGTCGCGCTGACCGGCGACGACTGGCGCGGCCGCGACCGTCGGTCGGCGAACATCGTGTGGCGAACCTTCCACGACGACACGGGACGTGTGCGGCACCCGGACCCGCAGGAGCACAAGGCATCGCTCGTCGCCGACCTGCGCGACGTGGCACCGCGCTACCCGGGCGACCGCGAGCTGAGGGACATGATCGGCGCGCTGCGGACATCGAGCCCCGATTTCGCGCGTTTGTGGGAGGGCTCCGCTGTCGCGCACCACAAGAGCGAACGAAAGATCGTCGACCATCCGCACGTCGGCGAAGTCGAACTGGATTGCGATGTGCTGTCGGTGCACGGCGCAGACCTGCGCATCGTCGTCTACACAGCGGCACCTGGCAGCGAAGCAGCCGACAAGCTGCGAATGCTGACCGTCCTCGGCACCGAGACTATGACCCCGCCGCCGCTGAGGCGTTCCGGGCAAGAACCTGTCTGA
- a CDS encoding VOC family protein, giving the protein MVLNHIGVHVRNFDASRVFYDVVLATLGGRRLLESPTQVGYGTNTPDFWLYPLSGADEGVEVHIAFTAPDRATVWAFHDAAVAAGAEVLHAPRIWPEYHPNYFGAFVRDPDGNNVEAVCHEPE; this is encoded by the coding sequence ATGGTGCTCAACCACATTGGCGTTCATGTGCGTAATTTCGACGCCAGTCGTGTCTTTTACGATGTTGTCCTGGCCACACTTGGGGGGCGTCGCCTGTTGGAGTCCCCGACCCAGGTCGGCTATGGCACCAACACTCCTGACTTCTGGCTCTATCCGCTGAGTGGCGCGGACGAGGGAGTCGAGGTGCACATTGCCTTCACCGCGCCTGACCGGGCTACCGTGTGGGCGTTCCACGACGCCGCGGTGGCGGCCGGGGCGGAGGTGCTGCATGCCCCCAGAATCTGGCCGGAATATCACCCGAACTACTTCGGTGCGTTCGTCCGCGACCCGGATGGCAACAACGTCGAGGCGGTCTGCCATGAGCCGGAGTGA
- a CDS encoding SRPBCC family protein produces the protein MVDILHRVGIKTPTPEKVYHALTTVEGLAAWWTDDTKGSGDVGGVLEFRFPSGGVDMEVTELRPSERVRWRVADGPEEWIGTTINWGLHQSGDYTIVLFKHEGWQEPVEFMHHCTTRWGSYLMSLKSLVETGEGAPAPRDVEISDWQ, from the coding sequence ATGGTGGACATTCTGCACAGGGTTGGCATCAAGACCCCGACGCCGGAGAAGGTATACCACGCGCTGACAACCGTCGAAGGACTTGCTGCCTGGTGGACCGACGACACAAAGGGCAGTGGCGACGTCGGCGGTGTCCTCGAGTTCCGATTCCCATCGGGTGGCGTCGACATGGAGGTTACCGAGCTGCGACCGTCCGAGCGGGTGAGGTGGCGGGTGGCCGATGGACCTGAGGAGTGGATCGGGACCACGATCAACTGGGGCCTCCACCAGAGCGGCGACTACACGATCGTGCTGTTCAAACACGAGGGCTGGCAGGAACCGGTGGAGTTCATGCACCACTGCACCACCAGGTGGGGCTCGTATCTGATGAGCCTGAAGTCACTGGTGGAGACCGGCGAGGGCGCGCCGGCACCGCGGGATGTGGAAATCAGCGACTGGCAGTGA
- a CDS encoding membrane protein: MNHPLHDHEPDPPGGRRARSRWWAVGLAGMTGLALTTVGVTAGPAADAVARTPTTAGDRPSADDDRSQHDDGNHDDKDQNRGDKNKGKKEKKPKGVPVPCKTDALIAAITHANARGGAVLDLATKCTYTLTTNIDGAGLPAIATPITLNGGEHTTITRAAAAPLFRIITINIGGDLTLNHLAINGGQTDSNGGGILVNTGAKLTINRSAITRNIASGNGGGIATSGTTTVQHSAVSHNSAELNGGGIYNTGQLTVSKSHVDANTANDFGGIGSLTGSSIQIERSTLTGNSARQSSGAIVVGFGAIGKITDTRITKNTAGEAGAVSVAGQLTLKRVTLADNTATTLTAGGLIIGPVGTAVVEDSHIKNNNAGTDGGGVFNQGVLTLRRTKVTGNQAGDQGGGVFNPTTGTVRLFSTKVAKNVAVADGGGIFNQAGGTVNLNIASGTFVVKNRPDNCAGDVPGCAG; the protein is encoded by the coding sequence ATGAACCACCCGCTCCACGACCACGAACCCGACCCGCCAGGTGGACGCCGCGCCAGATCCCGATGGTGGGCTGTCGGGCTGGCCGGGATGACCGGCCTGGCTCTGACCACCGTGGGCGTCACCGCCGGCCCGGCCGCTGACGCTGTCGCACGTACCCCCACCACCGCCGGCGACCGACCGTCCGCCGACGATGACCGCAGCCAACACGATGACGGCAACCACGACGACAAAGACCAGAACAGGGGCGACAAGAACAAGGGCAAGAAGGAAAAGAAACCGAAGGGCGTCCCCGTCCCGTGCAAGACGGACGCCCTAATCGCCGCGATCACCCACGCCAACGCCCGCGGCGGAGCCGTGCTCGACCTCGCCACAAAGTGCACCTACACCCTCACCACGAACATCGACGGCGCCGGACTGCCCGCGATCGCCACCCCCATCACCCTCAACGGCGGCGAACACACCACCATCACACGCGCCGCCGCCGCGCCCCTGTTTCGCATCATCACCATCAACATCGGCGGCGACCTCACCCTCAACCACCTCGCAATCAACGGCGGACAGACCGACAGCAATGGCGGGGGAATCCTCGTCAACACCGGCGCAAAACTTACCATCAACCGCAGCGCCATTACCCGCAACATCGCCAGCGGTAACGGCGGCGGCATCGCCACCAGCGGCACCACCACCGTCCAACACTCTGCGGTAAGCCACAATTCCGCCGAACTTAACGGCGGAGGAATCTACAACACAGGGCAACTCACTGTCAGCAAGTCCCACGTCGACGCCAACACCGCCAACGATTTTGGGGGAATTGGAAGCTTAACCGGTAGCTCGATCCAAATCGAGCGGAGCACGCTTACCGGTAACAGCGCAAGACAAAGTTCCGGAGCCATCGTCGTCGGCTTCGGGGCGATTGGTAAGATCACCGATACTCGCATCACGAAAAACACCGCCGGCGAAGCAGGCGCCGTCTCGGTTGCGGGACAGCTCACCTTGAAGCGCGTCACTCTTGCTGACAACACGGCAACAACTTTGACGGCAGGCGGACTGATTATCGGACCAGTTGGCACGGCCGTTGTCGAGGACAGCCACATCAAGAACAACAACGCCGGCACCGACGGTGGCGGTGTCTTCAACCAGGGCGTCCTCACCTTGCGACGGACCAAAGTCACCGGCAACCAGGCAGGCGACCAAGGCGGCGGCGTCTTCAATCCGACCACTGGCACAGTCCGTCTCTTCTCCACGAAGGTCGCCAAGAATGTCGCCGTCGCTGACGGTGGGGGCATCTTCAACCAGGCAGGTGGCACGGTGAACCTGAACATCGCCAGTGGCACCTTTGTGGTCAAGAACCGGCCGGACAACTGCGCCGGCGACGTACCCGGCTGCGCCGGATAG
- a CDS encoding SRPBCC family protein: MEFGTIEREIYVEASPEIVFEVVSSPKHLRQWWPDDARYDPRPGSAGEIVFGDRDAGGTVVPFTVVNARPPRTFSFRWTHPADEAAAEGNSLLVTFELTPSGGGTLLRMTEAGFRELGWEAAVLERQYQKHVAGWDFHLSRLVPYIAGLGVRP; encoded by the coding sequence ATGGAGTTCGGGACCATCGAGCGCGAGATCTACGTCGAGGCGTCGCCCGAGATCGTCTTCGAGGTGGTGAGCAGTCCCAAGCACCTCAGGCAGTGGTGGCCGGACGACGCTCGGTACGACCCGAGGCCCGGGTCGGCGGGGGAGATCGTCTTCGGCGACCGTGACGCCGGCGGGACCGTGGTGCCGTTCACGGTCGTCAACGCGCGCCCGCCGCGAACGTTCTCCTTTCGCTGGACGCATCCGGCCGACGAGGCCGCGGCGGAGGGCAACTCACTGCTGGTCACCTTCGAACTGACCCCGTCGGGCGGTGGGACGCTGCTGAGAATGACCGAGGCCGGCTTCCGCGAGCTGGGTTGGGAGGCTGCTGTCCTGGAGCGGCAGTACCAGAAGCATGTCGCCGGCTGGGACTTCCACCTGTCGCGGCTGGTGCCGTACATCGCGGGCCTGGGGGTGCGGCCGTGA
- a CDS encoding class I SAM-dependent methyltransferase: MPVRASSADRFHVDSSGIGQTDDVTDSVGPDPQYELFADEFLDHAREGLYNAHYDRPACLRLLGEVAGRTVLDVACGPGLYAEELVGRGARVIGLDQSPRMVQLCRQRVPSGEFRVHDLADRLHWLPDDSVDLVLFALGLEYVDDRTSTLRELRRVLRPDGALVLSRLHPTGDWLRHGGSYFDVRIVEETWSRGWQVRYWLAPLERTCEELHEAGFLIERLVEPRPTAEAAHVDRDRYERLLREPIGFLAIRALPAPWR, translated from the coding sequence GTGCCTGTCCGGGCGTCGTCGGCTGACCGATTCCACGTCGACTCGTCAGGTATCGGGCAGACTGACGACGTGACTGATTCTGTGGGTCCGGATCCGCAGTACGAACTGTTCGCCGACGAATTCTTGGACCACGCACGCGAAGGCCTGTACAACGCTCACTACGATCGGCCGGCCTGTCTACGGCTGCTCGGTGAGGTCGCTGGGCGCACGGTACTGGATGTGGCATGCGGTCCCGGCCTGTACGCCGAGGAACTGGTCGGCCGCGGCGCCCGGGTGATCGGGCTGGACCAGAGTCCACGCATGGTGCAGCTGTGTCGACAGCGTGTGCCCTCCGGCGAGTTCCGTGTACACGATCTTGCTGATCGGCTGCACTGGCTGCCGGACGACTCGGTGGACCTGGTTCTGTTCGCGCTCGGGCTGGAGTATGTCGACGACAGGACCTCGACACTGCGGGAGTTGCGGCGGGTCCTGCGGCCGGACGGCGCACTCGTGCTGTCCCGGCTACACCCCACCGGTGACTGGCTGCGACACGGTGGCAGTTACTTCGACGTACGGATTGTCGAGGAGACATGGAGCAGGGGCTGGCAGGTACGGTATTGGTTGGCGCCGCTGGAGCGGACCTGCGAGGAACTGCACGAGGCAGGTTTTCTCATTGAGCGGCTGGTGGAGCCACGGCCGACCGCCGAGGCGGCTCACGTCGATCGGGACCGCTACGAGCGCCTGTTGCGTGAGCCGATCGGCTTCCTCGCAATCCGGGCGTTGCCAGCCCCGTGGCGGTAG
- a CDS encoding MFS transporter, giving the protein MPFMVTNTMTLGRPFWTFWSATALANVGDGIRLAAFPLLAASLTANPVGVAAVTAAQALPWLVTGLLAGSLADRRGARTLLAQADIARVVVLGVLVVAVAMGWASLPLVLLASFLLGVGETVRDTAAQTALPGLVPERLLERANGRLVAGEIVGNEFVGPPVGAALFVAGAALPFATNGASLALAVMLVLTLPLSVAARPPQDAPTHVRQGVVAGLRWLARHRVLRTLALVTAAVAAADSAWFAVLVLYATDRLGTGAAGFGVLLGAGALGGLLGSFLVDRLVAGRRHRAIITWSLAITAGIPAVLAVTSQLWAAILVIVVTSGSFAVLNVTVVSLRQRLVPRELLGRVVAAGRTLSFSAAAAGALLGGVLTATITIEATFIFSGLVAVSATIAWWVASRP; this is encoded by the coding sequence ATGCCGTTCATGGTCACGAATACCATGACATTGGGACGGCCGTTCTGGACGTTTTGGAGCGCCACGGCCCTCGCCAACGTGGGTGATGGGATTCGGCTGGCGGCGTTTCCTCTGCTCGCCGCGTCGTTGACGGCCAACCCGGTTGGCGTGGCCGCGGTGACTGCGGCCCAGGCCCTGCCCTGGTTGGTGACCGGTCTCCTCGCCGGGTCGCTGGCCGACCGCCGCGGCGCCCGTACTCTGCTCGCCCAGGCCGACATCGCCCGGGTAGTCGTCCTGGGCGTTCTGGTCGTCGCCGTGGCGATGGGCTGGGCGTCCCTGCCGCTTGTCCTATTGGCCAGCTTCCTGCTCGGTGTCGGCGAGACCGTGCGCGACACTGCCGCACAGACAGCACTTCCCGGCCTGGTGCCCGAGCGACTGCTCGAGCGCGCCAACGGAAGGCTGGTCGCCGGCGAAATCGTCGGTAACGAGTTTGTCGGCCCGCCGGTCGGCGCCGCGCTGTTCGTGGCGGGCGCGGCGTTGCCGTTCGCGACGAATGGCGCGTCCCTCGCCCTGGCCGTCATGCTCGTGCTGACCCTGCCGCTGAGCGTGGCCGCCCGTCCACCGCAGGACGCGCCGACGCACGTCAGGCAGGGTGTGGTGGCGGGCCTGCGATGGCTGGCACGCCATCGCGTGCTCCGAACACTCGCGCTGGTCACCGCTGCGGTCGCCGCCGCCGACAGCGCATGGTTCGCGGTCCTGGTGCTCTACGCGACAGACCGGCTCGGCACCGGCGCGGCTGGCTTCGGAGTCCTGCTCGGCGCCGGAGCCCTCGGCGGCCTTCTTGGCTCGTTCCTCGTTGACCGGCTCGTCGCGGGCCGCCGGCACCGTGCGATCATCACCTGGTCGCTGGCCATCACCGCCGGTATCCCCGCGGTACTCGCCGTGACCTCTCAATTGTGGGCGGCGATACTCGTCATCGTGGTCACGAGTGGCTCGTTCGCTGTACTCAACGTCACTGTCGTGTCACTGCGTCAACGCTTGGTGCCCCGCGAGTTGCTCGGGCGTGTGGTAGCAGCCGGCCGCACACTGAGCTTCAGCGCCGCCGCCGCGGGTGCATTGCTTGGCGGTGTGCTCACGGCGACGATCACAATCGAGGCGACGTTCATTTTCAGCGGACTGGTCGCAGTTTCGGCGACCATCGCATGGTGGGTTGCGTCCCGGCCCTGA
- a CDS encoding NAD(P)H-binding protein produces the protein MYLITGATGNVGGPLARQLHEQDHPVRVLVRNPARAADLPAGIERSVGDLDNPDNVANAVKGVNAVFLMHVGGGTRQTQIMIDAVRNAGNTRIVLLSSVGARLMPISDNPFIGGVLAAREDLVRESGLDVTYLRPNGFASNALWWLDGIREGKVVDPTGEGRLAVIDPEDIARCAAVVLTQDRHVGKGYTLTGPEALTSREQVATIAEVTGQKIDFHEVTPREFAQTQIANGVPAEQAQALEYLNTVFRKGRAAYVTDDVQNLTDQAPGTFRDWCERNADALR, from the coding sequence ATGTACCTCATCACCGGAGCAACAGGCAACGTCGGCGGCCCGCTCGCACGGCAGTTGCACGAACAGGACCACCCGGTCCGAGTCCTGGTGCGCAATCCTGCCCGAGCGGCCGACCTGCCGGCCGGGATCGAGCGCTCCGTCGGCGATCTCGACAATCCCGACAACGTGGCCAACGCCGTCAAGGGCGTGAACGCCGTCTTCCTCATGCACGTGGGCGGCGGAACCCGGCAGACCCAAATCATGATCGACGCCGTGCGCAACGCCGGCAACACCCGGATCGTCCTGCTGTCCTCGGTCGGTGCACGACTGATGCCGATCAGCGACAACCCCTTCATCGGCGGAGTCCTCGCGGCGCGCGAGGACCTCGTGCGCGAGTCCGGGCTGGACGTTACCTACCTGCGCCCCAACGGCTTCGCATCCAATGCCTTGTGGTGGCTGGACGGCATCCGCGAGGGCAAGGTCGTCGACCCCACCGGGGAGGGCCGCCTGGCGGTCATCGACCCTGAGGACATCGCCCGCTGCGCCGCCGTCGTGCTCACCCAAGACAGGCACGTCGGCAAGGGCTACACCCTAACCGGGCCTGAAGCACTCACCTCTCGTGAACAGGTGGCCACCATCGCCGAGGTGACCGGCCAGAAGATCGACTTCCATGAAGTCACTCCGCGGGAGTTCGCCCAGACGCAGATCGCCAACGGCGTGCCCGCCGAACAGGCACAGGCATTGGAATACCTGAACACAGTGTTCCGTAAGGGTCGCGCCGCCTACGTCACCGACGATGTGCAGAACCTCACGGACCAGGCACCCGGGACGTTCCGCGACTGGTGCGAGCGCAACGCTGACGCACTGCGCTGA
- a CDS encoding SDR family NAD(P)-dependent oxidoreductase has translation MSTTPQSGPVALVTGANKGIGLETVRRLVEAGHRVYLGARSKQRGLAAAEAVAAQFLELDVTCDASVRRAVAFVEQADGHLDVLVNNAGITGPVRDPHDYTADDMTEVLLTNVVGYVRLIHAFLPLLEKSDAPRIVNVGSGLGSFGLFHDMDRIESRAGTPLYAASKAAINMLTARLARLLPHIRINVADPGMTATDLSGGEGHAVHDGTDAILTFALGAPGGPSGTFADRDGALPW, from the coding sequence ATGAGCACTACACCGCAGAGCGGACCCGTCGCGCTGGTCACCGGCGCCAACAAGGGCATCGGTCTGGAGACGGTCCGGCGCCTGGTCGAAGCCGGGCACCGCGTATATCTGGGCGCCCGCAGCAAGCAACGGGGACTGGCCGCCGCCGAAGCCGTCGCCGCGCAGTTCCTCGAACTCGACGTGACCTGCGACGCGTCGGTCCGTCGCGCCGTCGCCTTTGTCGAGCAGGCCGACGGGCACCTCGACGTGCTGGTCAACAACGCCGGTATCACCGGTCCGGTGCGTGACCCGCACGACTACACCGCGGACGACATGACCGAGGTGCTGCTGACCAACGTCGTTGGCTACGTCCGCCTCATCCATGCCTTCCTACCGCTGCTCGAGAAGAGCGACGCACCGCGGATCGTGAACGTTGGCAGCGGTCTGGGGTCGTTCGGGCTCTTCCACGACATGGACCGCATCGAATCGCGGGCGGGTACGCCGCTCTACGCGGCGTCGAAGGCAGCAATCAACATGCTGACCGCTCGCCTGGCCCGGCTCCTGCCCCACATCCGCATCAACGTCGCGGACCCCGGCATGACCGCAACCGATCTCAGCGGCGGCGAGGGCCACGCGGTCCACGACGGCACCGACGCCATCCTCACCTTCGCTCTTGGCGCACCTGGCGGCCCGAGCGGCACCTTCGCCGATCGCGACGGCGCACTGCCCTGGTAA